The following are encoded together in the Methylomonas methanica MC09 genome:
- the ispF gene encoding 2-C-methyl-D-erythritol 2,4-cyclodiphosphate synthase codes for MIRVGQGYDVHRFNDGDHIILGGVTIPYEKGLEAHSDGDVVLHALADAILGAAALGDIGKHFPDTDPNFKGADSRVLLRHVYKIVQEKGYNLVNADVTIIAQAPKMLPHIDAMRANIAADLLVDIDFINVKATTTEKLGFEGRKEGIAVQAAVLIEK; via the coding sequence ATGATACGCGTAGGACAAGGTTACGACGTACACCGTTTCAACGATGGCGACCACATCATTCTGGGCGGCGTCACCATCCCCTACGAAAAAGGTCTGGAAGCCCATTCCGACGGCGACGTGGTGTTGCACGCTTTAGCCGATGCCATCCTGGGTGCGGCGGCTTTGGGCGATATCGGCAAACACTTTCCGGATACCGACCCCAACTTTAAAGGCGCCGACAGCCGGGTATTGCTGCGTCATGTGTATAAAATCGTGCAGGAAAAAGGCTATAACCTAGTGAACGCCGACGTCACCATCATCGCCCAGGCCCCGAAAATGCTGCCGCATATCGATGCCATGCGCGCCAACATCGCCGCCGACTTGCTGGTCGACATCGACTTCATCAACGTCAAAGCCACCACCACCGAAAAACTGGGTTTCGAAGGCCGCAAGGAAGGCATCGCCGTACAAGCGGCGGTACTGATCGAGAAATAG
- a CDS encoding septum formation initiator family protein encodes MHFQYRLWLGDASVSQISDYRQQLDELNKEAQEKKDRNDALYAEVLDLRRGLETIEERARYELGMIKENETFFQVLE; translated from the coding sequence ATCCACTTCCAATACAGGTTGTGGCTGGGCGATGCCAGCGTTTCGCAAATCAGCGACTACCGGCAACAACTGGACGAGTTGAACAAGGAAGCGCAGGAAAAGAAAGACCGCAACGATGCGCTGTACGCCGAGGTACTGGATTTGCGCCGCGGTTTGGAAACCATAGAAGAACGCGCCCGTTACGAGCTGGGCATGATCAAGGAAAACGAAACCTTCTTTCAAGTGCTTGAATAG
- the ispD gene encoding 2-C-methyl-D-erythritol 4-phosphate cytidylyltransferase, with product MRKKIFTHLCWAVVPAAGVGKRMLADRPKQYLPLAGKTVIEHTLNRLLQSGAFQAVAVAISLEDPYWPELDIAKHPEVITAPGGKERADSVLSALKALEGKADENDWVLVHDAARPCLTAEDIHLQIDSLKNDPVGGILALSSHDTLKHVDGNSITATIDRKHVWRALTPQMFKYGMLRDALQQTEGNPAITDEASALELLGFQPKIVEGRPDNIKITRPEDLALAQFYMEQQA from the coding sequence ATGAGAAAAAAAATATTTACCCACCTTTGCTGGGCCGTGGTGCCCGCAGCCGGCGTCGGCAAACGCATGCTGGCCGACCGCCCCAAACAATATCTGCCGCTGGCCGGCAAAACCGTTATCGAACACACCCTAAACCGGCTATTGCAATCCGGCGCCTTTCAGGCCGTGGCCGTAGCGATTTCGCTTGAAGACCCTTACTGGCCGGAGCTGGACATAGCCAAACATCCTGAGGTGATTACCGCCCCCGGCGGTAAGGAACGTGCCGATTCGGTGCTGTCTGCATTGAAAGCCCTGGAAGGCAAAGCGGATGAAAACGACTGGGTGTTGGTGCACGATGCCGCCCGCCCCTGTTTGACAGCCGAAGACATTCATTTGCAAATCGATTCCTTAAAAAACGATCCGGTCGGCGGCATTCTGGCCTTGTCCTCGCACGACACCTTAAAACACGTGGACGGCAATAGTATTACCGCCACCATAGACCGCAAGCACGTCTGGCGGGCGCTAACGCCGCAGATGTTCAAATACGGCATGCTGCGCGATGCTTTGCAACAAACCGAAGGCAATCCGGCTATTACCGACGAAGCCAGCGCGCTGGAGTTACTGGGCTTTCAACCGAAAATCGTCGAAGGCCGCCCGGACAACATCAAAATCACCCGCCCGGAAGATCTGGCCCTGGCGCAATTTTATATGGAGCAACAAGCATGA
- the truD gene encoding tRNA pseudouridine(13) synthase TruD — protein sequence MTDFSLPEWPYAFGGPSGTGNIKTEPDDFIVEESLSFQPEGNGEHVFLHIEKIGENTEYVARLLARHAGVRQRDIGYAGLKDRHGRTRQWFSVWLPGKADPDWSPLETGNLKILQSIRHPRKLKRGVLAGNRFSLRIRNWQGDRDRAEQQLRQIQTQGFPNYFGEQRFGHQGRNIDKALAMFGGVRVKPEQRSIYLSAARSYLFNLILAERVQQQTWLRVLPGDVCKLQGSNSQFVAETPEQTLQQRMAGGDIHATAALWGKGLNPAGGEVADLENAVIAGQPALATGLLKAGLELDRRALRVIPENLNWQWTNECLHLDFGLPAGSYATALLRELIQVSVGL from the coding sequence ATGACAGATTTTAGTTTACCCGAATGGCCCTATGCCTTTGGCGGCCCCTCCGGCACAGGTAACATCAAAACAGAACCCGACGACTTCATCGTCGAAGAAAGCCTGTCTTTTCAACCGGAAGGCAACGGCGAACACGTATTCCTGCACATCGAAAAAATCGGCGAAAACACCGAATATGTGGCTCGTCTGCTGGCGAGACATGCCGGCGTCCGGCAGCGCGATATCGGTTACGCCGGCCTGAAAGACCGCCATGGCCGCACCCGGCAATGGTTCAGCGTCTGGTTGCCCGGCAAGGCCGACCCCGACTGGTCGCCGCTGGAAACCGGCAATCTGAAAATTCTGCAAAGCATTCGCCATCCGCGCAAACTCAAACGCGGCGTACTGGCCGGCAATCGCTTCAGTTTGCGCATCCGCAACTGGCAAGGCGACCGCGACCGGGCCGAACAGCAACTGCGGCAAATCCAGACCCAAGGCTTTCCGAATTATTTCGGCGAACAGCGTTTCGGCCACCAGGGCCGCAATATCGACAAAGCCTTGGCGATGTTCGGCGGCGTCCGGGTTAAACCCGAGCAACGCTCGATTTACCTATCCGCCGCACGTTCGTACTTGTTTAATCTGATACTGGCCGAGCGTGTTCAGCAGCAAACCTGGCTACGCGTGTTACCCGGCGATGTGTGTAAGTTACAAGGCAGTAACAGCCAGTTTGTGGCGGAAACGCCGGAGCAAACCCTGCAACAGCGCATGGCTGGCGGCGACATTCATGCCACCGCCGCACTGTGGGGCAAAGGCCTTAACCCCGCCGGCGGCGAGGTGGCTGACTTGGAAAATGCTGTGATTGCCGGCCAACCGGCATTGGCGACCGGCTTATTAAAAGCCGGCCTGGAACTGGACCGCCGCGCCTTGCGCGTAATCCCGGAAAACCTGAATTGGCAGTGGACGAACGAGTGTTTGCACCTGGATTTCGGCTTGCCCGCTGGTAGTTACGCAACGGCTTTGTTACGCGAGTTGATACAGGTATCTGTAGGCTTGTAG